In Firmicutes bacterium ASF500, a single genomic region encodes these proteins:
- the recF gene encoding DNA replication and repair protein RecF codes for MIVKGLELDFFRNYAHLAADFDPRVNLIYGDNAQGKTNLLEAVAYLSAARSHRARWDREMIMLDIDSAFVKGTVFSRDRDFVLEAKLFRGRGRQLFSNGVKLKTAGELAGILNTVLFCPEDLSLIRAGGAERRRFLDGAICQLRPRYAQALAEYHRLYDHKTRILRDWPERPDLLQTLDDFNLRMAQTGAIVIHYRAHFVKRLRERAPAIHADFSGGREGLELGYETVSGIDDPQASPRELLPLLLEHQEKHRKAEIDSHQCLSGPHKDDLTVMIGGKNAKTYASQGQTRTAALSLKLAQREIFQEETGEWPVLLLDDVLSELDPKRQAFVLNRIRGGQVFITCCEEEKLEGLEGGRAFHIHDGKLV; via the coding sequence GTGATCGTCAAGGGGCTGGAGCTGGACTTTTTCCGCAACTACGCCCATCTGGCGGCGGACTTTGACCCCCGGGTCAACCTGATTTATGGCGACAACGCCCAGGGCAAGACCAACCTGCTGGAGGCCGTCGCCTATCTGTCCGCCGCCCGGTCCCACCGGGCCAGATGGGACCGGGAGATGATTATGCTGGACATCGACTCTGCCTTTGTAAAGGGGACGGTGTTCAGCCGGGACCGGGATTTCGTCCTGGAGGCCAAGCTGTTCCGAGGCCGGGGCCGGCAACTGTTCTCCAACGGGGTGAAGCTGAAAACCGCCGGGGAGCTGGCGGGGATTTTGAATACGGTGCTCTTCTGTCCCGAGGACCTGTCCCTGATCCGGGCGGGCGGGGCGGAGCGGCGGAGGTTTTTAGACGGGGCTATCTGTCAGCTGCGGCCCCGGTACGCTCAGGCCCTGGCGGAGTATCACCGGCTCTACGACCACAAGACCCGCATCCTCCGGGACTGGCCGGAGCGGCCCGACCTGCTCCAGACCCTGGACGACTTCAACCTCCGCATGGCTCAGACCGGGGCTATCGTCATTCACTACCGGGCACACTTTGTCAAGCGCCTCCGGGAGCGGGCCCCCGCCATCCACGCCGACTTCTCCGGGGGCCGGGAGGGTCTGGAGCTGGGGTATGAGACGGTCTCCGGCATAGACGACCCCCAGGCAAGCCCCCGGGAGCTGCTGCCCCTCCTGCTGGAACACCAAGAGAAGCACCGCAAGGCGGAGATTGATTCCCATCAGTGCCTGTCCGGGCCCCACAAGGACGACCTGACCGTGATGATTGGCGGGAAAAACGCCAAGACCTACGCCTCCCAGGGACAGACCCGCACCGCCGCCCTGTCCCTCAAGCTGGCTCAGCGGGAGATTTTTCAGGAGGAAACCGGGGAGTGGCCCGTCCTCTTGCTGGACGACGTGCTCTCTGAGCTGGACCCCAAGCGGCAGGCCTTCGTCCTCAACCGCATCCGGGGGGGTCAGGTGTTCATTACCTGCTGCGAGGAGGAGAAGCTGGAGGGTTTGGAGGGAGGCAGGGCGTTTCATATCCACGATGGGAAGCTGGTATAG